The proteins below are encoded in one region of Salmo salar chromosome ssa02, Ssal_v3.1, whole genome shotgun sequence:
- the LOC106585653 gene encoding complement C1q-like protein 2 isoform X2 gives MVAFSAALGIKAGSIGPFNTETTLVYKKIFANIGNHYKPTTGIFTAPVRGLYHFTFYCHVTGANPGYVFLYKNGERIAATADHASSGDRADNGSNGLVLMLEVGDQVYMSLGTNSRIYDDDNGYNLSTFNGILLFTQ, from the exons CAGCACTGGGAATCAAGGCAGGGAGCATAGGACCTTTCAACACTGAAACTACCTTGGTCTACAAAAAGATCTTCGCAAACATTGGCAACCACTACAAACCCACCACAG GTATCTTCACAGCACCAGTGAGAGGACTCTACCACTTCACCTTCTACTGCCATGTAACTGGAGCCAACCCTGGGTACGTTTTCCTGTATAAGAACGGGGAACGTATTGCTGCCACTGCAGATCACGCGTCATCTGGTGACCGTGCAGATAATGGATCTAACGGGCTTGTGTTGATGCTTGAGGTAGGAGACCAGGTCTACATGAGCCTCGGTACCAACTCACGGATCTACGATGACGACAACGGCTACAACCTGAGCACCTTCAATGGAATTCTGCTATTTACTCAGTAG